From Fibrobacter sp. UWR2, the proteins below share one genomic window:
- a CDS encoding RluA family pseudouridine synthase yields MITRIIDRNFANMRLDRFLRKAFPDESLSIFFAVIRKKKVRVNGVVGKANQMLVEGDTVCIYENFKSVEGEEHSGDTPQRPDAGASKSGFAKNKSTWGKALSPAEKQAGWGAKDLDIVIQTEDYVVVNKPSGLASQPGSGTRPGESLVEYLWEWGRREGLDFKPTIAHRLDQETSGLIVAALHGDTLRDLTRLIREHEVDKFYFALVKGNLKKDKGTISESLTRTDAAKGSKMKVGETGKDAKEAITHYRVKQHYVGYDLVKIKLETGRMHQIRAHFASIGHPLLGDSRYGDFALNREAKKELGLHRLFLHSCRLEFVWKGERKVFDCPLPKELQSVIDKLKPVHFRHDSVEQRRK; encoded by the coding sequence ATGATTACGCGTATCATCGACCGCAACTTCGCCAACATGCGCCTCGACAGGTTCCTGCGCAAGGCTTTCCCCGACGAATCCCTATCCATATTCTTCGCTGTCATCCGCAAGAAAAAGGTGCGCGTAAACGGCGTTGTCGGCAAGGCGAATCAGATGCTTGTCGAAGGTGATACTGTCTGCATTTACGAAAATTTCAAGAGCGTGGAAGGGGAAGAACATAGCGGGGACACCCCGCAACGCCCCGACGCAGGAGCCAGCAAATCCGGTTTTGCGAAGAACAAGTCCACCTGGGGCAAGGCGCTCTCTCCCGCAGAAAAGCAGGCGGGCTGGGGCGCGAAAGACCTCGACATCGTTATCCAGACAGAAGACTATGTTGTCGTGAACAAGCCTTCGGGACTTGCAAGCCAGCCCGGTTCGGGTACGCGTCCGGGCGAAAGCCTGGTGGAATACCTTTGGGAATGGGGCCGTCGCGAAGGGCTCGATTTCAAGCCCACGATTGCACACAGGCTTGACCAGGAAACCTCTGGGCTCATTGTCGCAGCCCTCCATGGCGATACGCTCCGAGACCTCACCCGACTCATCCGCGAACACGAAGTCGACAAGTTCTACTTCGCGCTGGTCAAGGGCAACCTGAAAAAAGACAAAGGAACCATCTCAGAATCGCTCACCCGCACCGATGCTGCAAAAGGCAGCAAGATGAAGGTTGGCGAAACTGGAAAGGATGCAAAAGAGGCCATAACGCACTACCGCGTCAAGCAGCACTATGTGGGTTATGACCTCGTGAAAATCAAGCTCGAGACCGGCCGCATGCACCAGATCCGTGCCCACTTTGCAAGTATCGGGCATCCGCTCCTGGGTGACAGCCGCTACGGTGACTTTGCGCTCAACCGCGAAGCGAAAAAAGAACTCGGGCTTCACCGTCTGTTCTTGCATAGTTGTCGCTTAGAATTTGTATGGAAGGGCGAACGCAAAGT
- a CDS encoding deoxyguanosinetriphosphate triphosphohydrolase: MLNWETLLSATRFGHPADPDPNRSDYHRDYDRIVFSTAFRRLGRKTQVHPFSVNDHVHSRLTHSIEVSSVGRSLAITVYHLIKKYLPKYINEYQFGTIVQSACLAHDIGNPPFGHAGEAAIREWFRKNRTSAPLCGLSDREMADFENFDGNAQGHRILSKLEYHFLDGGMRLTYATIGSMIKYPQLAMYGCPTSLFSTEYDLYEITAETLGLPQIERGRWVRHPLVYLMEAADDICYSILDVEDAIELGILSFADVRDMFIYLCGPEVNIDREYEENGRNFRDFLSSIRGKAIQNLIDDVAVVFVNHYEEIMNGTLKQHLIDLSKSDVMWGIRIGKRLGKERIYPDRRKTELEVGSYTTLATVLDAFINGVYDYRQNGKNSYRADRIVRLIGQAKIGQSVSATEAYHQVLDFVSGMTDNYATYLARQIGGLAMGV, encoded by the coding sequence ATGCTCAATTGGGAAACACTTTTGTCGGCGACGCGCTTCGGCCATCCGGCCGATCCGGATCCGAACCGCTCTGACTACCACAGGGATTACGACCGCATTGTCTTTTCTACCGCTTTCCGCAGGCTTGGCCGCAAGACGCAGGTGCACCCGTTCTCGGTGAACGACCACGTGCACAGCCGCCTTACGCACAGCATCGAGGTTTCGAGTGTAGGCCGCAGCCTCGCGATTACGGTTTACCACCTGATCAAGAAGTATCTGCCCAAATATATCAACGAATACCAGTTCGGTACCATTGTGCAGTCCGCATGCCTTGCGCATGATATCGGCAATCCGCCGTTCGGGCATGCGGGGGAGGCAGCCATCCGCGAATGGTTCCGCAAGAACAGAACAAGCGCACCGCTTTGTGGCCTGAGCGACCGCGAGATGGCCGACTTCGAGAACTTCGACGGCAATGCGCAGGGTCACCGCATTCTGAGCAAGCTGGAATACCACTTTCTCGATGGCGGCATGCGCCTTACGTATGCGACTATCGGGTCAATGATAAAGTACCCGCAACTTGCGATGTACGGTTGCCCCACAAGCCTGTTCTCGACAGAATATGACCTGTACGAAATAACAGCCGAAACACTCGGGCTCCCGCAAATTGAAAGGGGCCGCTGGGTCCGTCACCCGCTTGTGTACCTGATGGAAGCCGCAGACGATATCTGCTATTCCATTCTCGACGTGGAAGACGCCATCGAACTGGGCATCCTTTCTTTTGCCGACGTGCGCGACATGTTTATCTACCTCTGTGGTCCGGAAGTGAATATTGACCGCGAGTACGAAGAAAACGGGCGCAATTTCCGCGACTTTCTCAGCAGTATTCGCGGGAAGGCAATCCAGAACCTGATCGACGACGTGGCCGTTGTTTTCGTGAATCATTACGAAGAAATCATGAACGGCACGCTCAAGCAACACCTTATCGATCTCTCCAAATCCGACGTGATGTGGGGAATTCGCATAGGCAAGCGCCTCGGGAAGGAACGCATCTATCCGGATCGTCGCAAGACGGAACTCGAAGTCGGTAGCTATACGACGCTTGCGACCGTGCTCGATGCCTTTATCAACGGCGTATACGACTATCGCCAGAATGGCAAGAATTCGTACCGTGCCGACCGTATCGTGCGCCTTATCGGGCAGGCAAAGATTGGACAGAGTGTCTCGGCCACCGAAGCGTACCATCAGGTTCTCGACTTTGTGAGCGGCATGACAGACAACTACGCAACATATCTGGCACGCCAGATTGGTGGCCTTGCAATGGGCGTATAA
- a CDS encoding pyrimidine 5'-nucleotidase, with protein MVWLFDYDLTLYGEEERFVLDSLDRRIALFVQKTVGGDFENATRIRKEYLVRFGTTLSGLMAMNGTDPDDFFDFIHEPEHLIYPKKAPDKLALLKSLEGPRFVFTNGRHDWSEAGMAHMGIDSAIDGVFDLKMMDWEGKPHESAYAKIEKWLARVLPEKGWAMPANPKEIVLLEDSLRNLEPAHARGWTTVLVNPNIEAPDWVDHHVGHLLELKAL; from the coding sequence ATGGTCTGGCTTTTTGACTACGATCTTACATTGTACGGGGAGGAGGAGCGCTTTGTCCTTGATTCGCTGGACAGGCGCATCGCGCTCTTTGTACAGAAGACCGTAGGCGGTGATTTCGAGAACGCGACCCGTATCCGCAAGGAATACCTTGTGCGGTTCGGCACCACGCTTTCTGGCCTGATGGCTATGAACGGCACCGACCCGGATGACTTCTTCGATTTCATCCATGAGCCGGAGCATCTGATTTACCCCAAGAAAGCTCCCGATAAGCTTGCGCTCCTGAAGAGCCTTGAAGGTCCGCGGTTTGTTTTTACCAACGGGCGTCACGACTGGAGCGAGGCGGGCATGGCCCACATGGGGATTGATTCCGCCATAGACGGCGTGTTCGACCTGAAGATGATGGACTGGGAAGGCAAGCCACACGAAAGCGCGTATGCGAAAATAGAGAAATGGCTTGCCCGTGTTTTGCCGGAAAAGGGATGGGCAATGCCTGCCAACCCGAAGGAAATCGTTCTGCTCGAGGATTCCCTACGCAACCTGGAACCCGCGCATGCCCGCGGTTGGACCACCGTGCTTGTCAACCCGAATATCGAGGCTCCCGACTGGGTGGACCATCACGTGGGGCACCTGCTTGAACTAAAGGCCCTGTAG
- a CDS encoding right-handed parallel beta-helix repeat-containing protein, translating to MGKEFLLALGVALSMVQAFGAVYYVATDGSDSAAGTKDKPFASLNKANTVVHAGDTVWIRGGIYDLHDTVFFARYKMTAAIVLTASGESDNNRIHYLAYPGERPIFDGANLPVAAGGEHSDGTPEGAMYTSPIVISAKYLHLKGFEVRNTPMKHNSNSGVFLYASKHIFLENMDSHHNAGPGFFANDGAPDGGGHIFLNCDAHDNYDPLGWQGDGENADGFGAHYQKPGEGDTTKFIGCRSWWNSDDGFDFINQEFPVVLENCYAMGNGYSDYGRGDPSHGNGHGIKMGESTLGGGRHTIKFCVAWKNKATGFYANYTGVGSKWINNTSYMNKDRAFSMASTLFDSEGNRLADVAPLTGDNAHVLKNNIAFPNKLSQIGECWEKISSQNIDHYVECPAGENNTWNLKLDLTEDDFMSLDDPSMTVTGEDLSKMAGILGPRNADGSLPNVDFLKLKKESRAIDRGEDVGFPFAGEAPDLGAFEYGLSSSSMGSSSSAASITMKLRYPTETLETISVFDMQGCSLGTLPSESMRGNIAEILRMKFGASGIYLLRQGKTVQQVRVR from the coding sequence AGTGCGGCGGGTACAAAAGACAAGCCCTTCGCCTCGCTCAACAAGGCGAATACCGTGGTGCATGCGGGCGACACCGTGTGGATTCGCGGCGGCATCTACGACCTGCACGATACCGTCTTTTTCGCACGGTACAAAATGACTGCGGCAATAGTCTTGACGGCAAGCGGCGAGAGCGACAACAACCGCATCCATTACCTCGCTTACCCGGGCGAGCGCCCGATTTTTGACGGTGCGAACCTCCCCGTGGCTGCTGGCGGGGAACACAGCGACGGCACTCCCGAGGGAGCGATGTATACCTCGCCGATTGTGATTTCGGCAAAGTACCTGCACTTGAAGGGTTTTGAGGTGCGGAACACGCCCATGAAGCACAATTCCAATTCCGGCGTTTTCCTTTACGCGAGCAAGCACATCTTCTTGGAAAATATGGACAGCCATCACAATGCGGGCCCCGGATTCTTCGCGAACGACGGCGCGCCAGATGGCGGAGGACACATCTTCCTCAACTGCGATGCCCACGACAACTACGACCCCTTGGGCTGGCAGGGCGATGGCGAAAATGCCGACGGCTTCGGCGCGCATTACCAGAAACCCGGCGAGGGCGATACGACCAAGTTTATCGGGTGCCGTTCCTGGTGGAATAGCGATGACGGTTTTGACTTCATTAACCAGGAATTTCCTGTGGTGCTGGAGAACTGCTACGCCATGGGAAACGGCTACAGCGACTACGGGCGCGGCGATCCTTCACACGGCAACGGTCACGGCATCAAGATGGGTGAAAGTACGCTCGGTGGCGGGCGACATACCATCAAGTTCTGTGTCGCCTGGAAAAACAAGGCCACGGGCTTTTATGCGAACTATACCGGCGTCGGCAGCAAATGGATCAACAATACGTCGTACATGAATAAGGACAGGGCCTTCAGCATGGCGTCCACACTCTTCGATTCCGAAGGCAACCGCCTGGCCGATGTCGCGCCGCTCACAGGCGACAACGCGCATGTGCTCAAGAACAACATCGCCTTCCCGAACAAGCTTTCGCAAATCGGAGAATGCTGGGAGAAAATATCGAGCCAGAACATCGACCACTATGTGGAATGCCCTGCCGGCGAGAACAACACGTGGAACCTGAAACTCGACCTGACCGAAGACGACTTCATGAGTCTCGATGACCCGAGCATGACCGTGACCGGCGAAGATCTTTCGAAGATGGCGGGAATCCTCGGCCCGCGCAATGCTGACGGCAGCCTCCCGAACGTAGACTTCCTGAAACTCAAGAAAGAGAGCCGCGCCATCGACAGGGGCGAAGATGTGGGCTTCCCGTTTGCTGGCGAAGCTCCTGACCTCGGCGCATTTGAATACGGGCTTTCGAGCAGCTCAATGGGGTCGAGTTCGAGCGCCGCTTCCATCACGATGAAACTTCGTTATCCTACCGAGACTCTTGAAACGATAAGCGTGTTCGATATGCAAGGTTGTTCCCTTGGAACACTGCCGTCGGAGTCCATGCGTGGAAATATCGCGGAAATCCTGCGCATGAAATTTGGGGCATCCGGTATTTACCTGCTTCGGCAGGGAAAAACAGTACAGCAGGTTCGCGTAAGGTAA